The Desulfuromonas versatilis genome has a segment encoding these proteins:
- a CDS encoding glycerophosphodiester phosphodiesterase: MTSVYLKPPPPRLFGHRGASAHFPENTLPAFRAAVEAGMPYLEMDVWATADGAVVVHHDETLQRLCGVDRRVSEITLAELRRMDAGWGFTPDGGGHPFRGKGITVPTLDEVLKEFPTAFCNIEIKQSAPSIEQLVLDTVRGAGMEARVLLAAEQDAIMTRLRPLCGTIPTSLSYGETAAFFAWLGGGCKGDYQPPGVALQIPETWGGRLLVSAESVQAAHAVGLEVHVWTVNDPQSVERLLKLGVDGLMSDYPEMLAGVAGKHKD, translated from the coding sequence ATGACCTCGGTTTACCTGAAACCGCCCCCCCCGCGCCTCTTCGGCCACCGGGGCGCCTCGGCCCATTTTCCGGAAAACACCCTGCCGGCGTTCCGAGCTGCCGTCGAGGCGGGGATGCCCTACCTCGAGATGGACGTCTGGGCGACCGCCGACGGGGCGGTTGTGGTCCATCACGATGAAACCCTCCAGCGCCTCTGCGGGGTCGATCGCCGGGTGTCCGAAATCACCCTGGCTGAGCTCAGACGGATGGATGCCGGCTGGGGGTTCACTCCGGATGGAGGGGGCCACCCGTTTCGCGGCAAAGGAATCACCGTACCGACCCTTGACGAGGTGCTGAAAGAGTTTCCAACCGCCTTCTGCAACATCGAGATCAAGCAAAGCGCCCCTTCCATCGAGCAGCTGGTCCTGGATACGGTCAGGGGTGCAGGGATGGAGGCTCGGGTGCTGCTGGCTGCCGAACAGGACGCCATCATGACCCGCCTGCGCCCCCTGTGCGGCACCATCCCCACCAGCCTGAGCTACGGGGAGACCGCGGCGTTTTTCGCCTGGCTGGGCGGGGGGTGCAAGGGAGACTACCAACCGCCGGGGGTGGCCCTGCAGATCCCGGAGACCTGGGGCGGTCGTTTGCTGGTCAGCGCCGAGTCGGTGCAGGCCGCCCATGCGGTCGGGCTCGAGGTCCACGTTTGGACCGTCAATGACCCGCAATCCGTGGAGCGCCTGCTCAAGCTGGGGGTGGACGGCCTGATGAGTGATTATC